The genomic DNA CGCGCATTGCCGGAAGCGATTCGGGCGCACCAGAAGTCCGACGAAGAGCTCAAGATCGTCCGCCAGGCGCTGACCGTGCTGGCGCAGTCGCGCAATGGCGGGCCACGCCGCCACGTGATGTCGCAGATCACGCCGGAGCGGCTGCGCGAAGCACGTGCCAGGTGGGAATTCCTTCAGCAGTCGGTCATCGAGTCGGAAGCCGGCGCCCAGGCGGCCGACGCCGCATGGCAGGTCTGCGGCATCAGCGAGGACGAGTTCAATACGTTGGCCCTGAAGGCGGGCGGGCTGACGCCAGACAACGTGGCCGATTTGAAGAGCCAACAGATGCAATCCACGCGGGTGGACAAACGCCTGCGCACCCGCGTATTGCACATCTGGAAACGCTTCGGCACGGTATTTCTGATCGTTCTCGGTTTCGCGGGCTTCGGTCTGTTCGTGGCGTCGCTGGCCAATACGGGCATCCGCCTGATTGTTGAGGGCGCTTTGATGATGGCGGCAGCGACGCTCTTCGGCGCCGGGGCCTGGCTGCTCGGTTCACAACTCAATCTCGAAAAGACAAAGTCCGCGCAGATGCGCGCGGAGCTGCAACGGCAGCTCGCGCAGAGCGGCTTTGCATCGCTCGCCGAGATGGAAGCCGCGCAGTCGCGTTACGAAGCACTGGCGCCGCTGCACGCCGCGCGGCAGGCGGCGCGCGAGCGGCTGGACCAGGCCCATGGCGAGTTGTCCCGGCTGCGCGCCGAGCTGCACACGCTGTACAATCTGCCGCTGGAGAACGACCTGACGGCGGAGCACTTCAACTACCTTGAGAGCGAGGCCGAGGAGTCCAATCGAGACCTGGGCGAGCAGGCGCAACTCGAGCGCCGCCGCGAGGAGCTTGAGGCGGAGGTCGCTGCGCGACGCGACGGCATGCAGAAGGCCATCGAAGGCGCACGCGCCATATTGAAGGCCGCCGGCATGGTCGAGATCAACCTGCTGGTCGACATGCGGTCGCTGCTGGCGCTCTACGACCAGCGGCGCGAATTGGACCGCCTGGAAGCGCAGTTGCAGGCGCTGGAGGAGACGCTCAACGGACGCCTCGAGGCGACGCTCTCGACCGAAGCCGATGTGCGCGCCGAGCGTACGGCGGTAATGGGTATCGAAGCGGAGTTGCGCCTGGTGCTGTCCAATGCCGGCATCGAGGCCGCCGGCATCGCCGATAGCGTGCAACAGTTCAACGATCGCTACCGCCAGGCCGAGCGCCACACCCGCGGCCAGTCCATTCTGCAGAGCCTTGACCGCGAGCGCGCCGCGTTGCTGCGCGCCGACACCACCGAATCGCTGCTCACCCAGCAAAAGCAGCTAGCCCAGACCATCCAGAAGCTGCTGGACGTCTACCCGCACCTGGCCAACATGCGCAACGATCAAACCGCCGAGGCGCTGGAAACCGAGTTGGCCGATCTGCTGCAGAAGATCAGCCAGTCACGCCAGACGCTGGGCGAGATCGAAGCGCGTTTGAAAAAAGGCGCCACCGAAATCCGCCCGCTGGCCGAGGTGGTCGAGGAGATCGAGCGAGCGCAGCAGCGCCTCGAGCGCTTGTCCTTCGAAGGCCGCGCGCTGCAGGTCGGACTGGAGTTTCTCGAATCGGCCGCCGACGACTACTACCGCAACTTCCTGCCCCGGCTGAACACCAA from Chloroflexota bacterium includes the following:
- a CDS encoding AAA family ATPase produces the protein MKIHRLEIFGFGRLHQAVFDLTPGLNIFVGHNEAGKSTLQQAMIALLYGFRQGRRTGAAERDWIERFRPWHSAAYGGALTYGLDSGSTYKVTRVAENSHFSTTVVETATGADVSNAFTRDHLGNVDFSLQHFGVPRDVFLNTFVVRHSDLGPLSDVSYDIADTIVSGTGKERRHRAIQQAQEAMQRAMRDYVGSERNPASPMAAADQHLQELLIEKKLIEMDYRNRTQDLAKYGRLKLSLDTWMRERDELKYFLSVLRMNALGYRLYELEKLAETEANLKAELVDLQVAANFPMGARDTILELSQELKTHAERLARAEGAAAPSRAQVEEMQAEAARLREAVRRLDSARFAPVEQEAAARELERALPEAIRAHQKSDEELKIVRQALTVLAQSRNGGPRRHVMSQITPERLREARARWEFLQQSVIESEAGAQAADAAWQVCGISEDEFNTLALKAGGLTPDNVADLKSQQMQSTRVDKRLRTRVLHIWKRFGTVFLIVLGFAGFGLFVASLANTGIRLIVEGALMMAAATLFGAGAWLLGSQLNLEKTKSAQMRAELQRQLAQSGFASLAEMEAAQSRYEALAPLHAARQAARERLDQAHGELSRLRAELHTLYNLPLENDLTAEHFNYLESEAEESNRDLGEQAQLERRREELEAEVAARRDGMQKAIEGARAILKAAGMVEINLLVDMRSLLALYDQRRELDRLEAQLQALEETLNGRLEATLSTEADVRAERTAVMGIEAELRLVLSNAGIEAAGIADSVQQFNDRYRQAERHTRGQSILQSLDRERAALLRADTTESLLTQQKQLAQTIQKLLDVYPHLANMRNDQTAEALETELADLLQKISQSRQTLGEIEARLKKGATEIRPLAEVVEEIERAQQRLERLSFEGRALQVGLEFLESAADDYYRNFLPRLNTNVARRLEAVTGGHYNAVEVDRGDLGIRVEAPELHRFIRPENFSQGVQDQIYLLLRLGLAEMIGDGRESMPFMLDDPFVNYDDERLAFTLDMLARLAEETQFMLFTKDEQIAHWARQRGVDADLHRVHELR